The sequence below is a genomic window from Corallococcus silvisoli.
CAGTACGGACTGGAGGTGGGGCGGATGATGATTTCACTCACATCCACGTCCGCGGGTTGGCTGATGGCGTACGCGATGGACCGCGCGATGGCCTCCGCCGGAATCGCCCCCTTCCTGAAGTCACGCATCACCTCGCGCGCCTCCGAGTCGCTGATGCTCTCCGCCAGCTCCGACACGGTGACCCCCGGTGAAATCACCGTGACCCGGATGTCCGCGCCCACCTCCTGGCGCAGTCCTTCGGAGAGGGCCAGCACCGCGAACTTCGTGGCGCAGTAGACGGCCGCCGTCGGGCTCACCGCGTGCCCGCCAATGGACGACAGGTTGATGAACTGCCCCGAATTCTGGCGCTTCATCACCGGCAGCCCCGCCGCGATGCCATGCAGCACGCCCCGGATGTTCACGTCGATCATCCGGTTCCACTCGTCCACCTTCAGCTGGTCCAGCCGTGACAGCGGCATCACGCCCGCGTTGTTGATGAGCACGTCCAGCCGCCCGTACTGCTTCAGCGTGAAGTCCACGAAGGCCTCCATGTCCTCGCGCTTCGTCACGTCCAGCGCGCGGAAGCACGCCTCCGCGCCCTTCGCCTTCAGCTCCCCGGCCAGCGCCTCCAGCCGGTCGGTCCGGCGCGCGCCCAGCACCACCTTCGCGCCCTGCTGGGCGAGCAGGCGGGCCGTCGCCTCGCCAATGCCGCTGCTCGCTCCGGTGATGGCCACCACCTTGCCCTGGATATTCGTCGTCATGGGTCGGTCCTCTCTCTGGAAGGGCCTGGTGCGAAGACCGCGCCGGGCATGGACCCACCCTCTCAAGCCGCGCCACGGAGGCGGTATCCGGATGCTCGCGGACCCTTGCCCATTCCTCCACGAGCACCCCAGGCCCGCTGGGATTAAGACAGGGAGCGCATGCCGACCGCCCACCCAGACTCCGGCCCGGGGCCTCACCTGTCGTCGCTGGTGGCGCTGATGGAGCGCCACGTCCCCACGGACGGGCTCCACACCACCGCCATTCCCCGCGTCGTGCTCATCCGCGCGTCGACGCCGACCCTGCCGCTGCACACGTTGCACGAACCCGCGCTGTGCATCGTGGCGCAGGGCCGCAAGCAGGTGCTCCTGGGTGAAGAGCTGTATGTCTATGGACCGGACCAGTGCCTGGTCGCGTCCGTGGACCTGCCCGTCACGGGACAGGTGGTGGAGGCCACCCCCTCCGCGCCCTACCTCTGCTTCCGGCTGGACCTGGAGCCCGGGCAGTTGGGCAGCCTGATGATGGAGGCGGAGCTGGACGCGCCCGGCGCCGAGGACGGGGTCCGCGGGCTGGCCCTGGGTCCGGTGGGCGCGCCCCTGCTGGACGCGACGGTGCGGCTCCTGCGGCTGCTGGACACGCCGCGCGACATCCCCGTGCTGGCGCCGCTCGTCATCCGCGAGATCCTCTACCGCCTGCTGTCCGGGGAGAACTCCGAACGGCTGAGGCGCATCGCCGTCGCCGACAGCCGCCGGGACTCCGTCACCCGGGCCATCCACTGGCTCAAGGAGCACTACGCCGCGCCCCTGCGC
It includes:
- a CDS encoding SDR family oxidoreductase gives rise to the protein MTTNIQGKVVAITGASSGIGEATARLLAQQGAKVVLGARRTDRLEALAGELKAKGAEACFRALDVTKREDMEAFVDFTLKQYGRLDVLINNAGVMPLSRLDQLKVDEWNRMIDVNIRGVLHGIAAGLPVMKRQNSGQFINLSSIGGHAVSPTAAVYCATKFAVLALSEGLRQEVGADIRVTVISPGVTVSELAESISDSEAREVMRDFRKGAIPAEAIARSIAYAISQPADVDVSEIIIRPTSSPY
- a CDS encoding AraC family transcriptional regulator, which encodes MPTAHPDSGPGPHLSSLVALMERHVPTDGLHTTAIPRVVLIRASTPTLPLHTLHEPALCIVAQGRKQVLLGEELYVYGPDQCLVASVDLPVTGQVVEATPSAPYLCFRLDLEPGQLGSLMMEAELDAPGAEDGVRGLALGPVGAPLLDATVRLLRLLDTPRDIPVLAPLVIREILYRLLSGENSERLRRIAVADSRRDSVTRAIHWLKEHYAAPLRIERLARAVHMSPSALHHHFKSVTAMSPLQYQKQLRLQEARRLMLAQAMDAAMAGHSVGYESPSQFSREYRRMFGAPPSRDIARLRGEALGTAPMLLR